AAATGCACATTTAATGGGcttgtatttgttaacacttgtatttatgtgtgtgaaaACAGGAGGAGCAGCTCGCCGGATTGTTGAAAGATATGCACCAACTCTATTCGGTCAATGATGATGGCTTAAGAACGACTTACATCAACAGCTGATGCAAGACCGGATGTAAACTCGCTACAGTTCCGCTTTTTTACAATGCTTTTACAATGTTTAACCAAATCTACAGTCAATATGACCGCACCGATATACTGTAGTGTCAAAAACATTCAtacaaaattgaaaataatacaacCATTTCTTATTGAGATCTTCCAAGGCTCATGTTTGACTTCATTAATAATTTTTATCttgcaaaaaatacaacatttttcatttaatatccTTACAGACTGTGATTTGTAGATAAAGCcaataaaatgtgcatttatccAAACAAGCTGATTCATTTTTTGGTCTCGTCATAAACGAATCAGCCAACTCAAAGGAACAGACACCCTTTAATTTGTGCAAACTTGTTAAAAtaattcacttcaaaatttctGCAGAATGATAACACTATTAAGAGAAGGTCAATTATTGACAGCATGtagtacaaaaaaatatttttgtcatattcCTTCATTCTCAACACGATAAAACTGTACTGTAATAAAAGCATCTTTTAGAAAAGATCGTACTTAAAAGGTTGTCTGTATTCTATTGTATcacattaaatataattttccttccaaatattacataaatattatcAAGTTTTTAGGGTTACttcattgtatatttttgaaacaaaacttttaatTGATAGCTTTAATGTTCAAATATGTAATGTTATGGGCTTTGTTGATTATTATCAGTctaaatgattacatttttttaataaatccaaTTTGTTAAAAGTCACATTTATAGATCTAGATGTTtgtatttcattataaacattaattaaaatgtcGTACACACACTGGAGGTCATTGTCAACATCTGATAAGTCTAGATTGTTTTGAGGGATCGATTGCTTTTGCCTTGTACTGCAGCTCGGTTTCGATTGATGTGCCTGACTATCGTCCTGTGAACCTTTGTCACGGCGAAATCTTACCGGTTTGAGGTAATTTTGACCATTTACTGCGtcttacattttgttttgtcatgtcCATATGCATACAGCTGAGCAGACCGGCGGACTTAGTTACCAGAAAACCCGTTTAAATCGCATGACAACCCACAATCGATATTTAGCTCGTGCTAGCTGCCTATGCGCGTGCATTGTGTTATCCAATTAAACTGACACAAATATTATCCAAATGTAAAGCGCTTTTGGTTGATCGGTACAAGACAGCTTTAGCAAGTCCAGTGTAggttttgtatatatatatttatatatatatatgcatttataaataagcAGGTGCATAAATCTTAAAACGAGAGATCGGATCGAGTGGATGCGCATCTTGAGCGCTATAacatgatgaaaacatttcGCTTACTATGGTTACCATATTTCCCGCCAAAGTATCATAGTTACCACATATTTATCATTACGACCGAAAAATCACTATAAATTGGTTCATTGAAATGTTCTTGGTTTGAATCTTACTGAATTCTGTCACTTTAAttgccttttattttatttgtgacaGTAATGGCTAATACCATGTGAATGATGTTTCTTGGTGTCATGTGCATTATAATTAAAACTGTAACCAATGGTTGGCATCTTCATTagcatatttatattaaaaatagcGTGGTTTAACTATGTGAGATCATAGTAAATTTGTTGTTACCGTGGTATTACTATAAAGAGACATGGTTACTAAATAATatcttttaattaattcaaataagcGAAGTTTTACCAATGGTGTGTAACtgtgtaaaacataaaaagtgttatgttttgttttttaagcagGAGAGAGTTTCATATCCAGCCATGGAGATGGCGACACCACAGACCGCAACGAAAAGCAGTGTCACCGTTTCCAAAGAGTGTCTGGACACCGACCCTGAAAAAGATGTGGATGAATTGGATTGTAAGTAACGTTTCTAACAGGATTGTTATAAACGACTGAAAAACTATGAATATGAAGTTCTCTCTTACATTTCTACAGTAGGTGTCCATATCTGCGAGGTGTGCAGGACCAGCTTCGGGACGAGGAAGGGTCTCTCCAGTCACGCCCGATCTCATCTGAGGCAGCTCGGTGTGGGTGCGTCTGACAGCAGTGGGGCTCCCATAGACCTCCTGTACCAGCTAATGAAAGAAAGAGGTGGAAGTCTACCCAAGCTTCAAAAACAGACCCACCCTGTTAAAAAGCCCAAAGCACAGCCCTCCAAACTCAAAAAGGGCACTGGGCCCAAACTAAAGATTAAAATATCTAACCTTGTCaagaaaaaatatgctttttccTCATCGTCGACATCCGCTGTCAAATCTGGCAAAAAATCGGCCAAGTCTGGTCGGTTAGCTTTTGCTGCAATGAAGCCTCGTAAAGTCTCTTCGAAGGGGCTCGCGGTGTCCGCCACATCTAAAGTACGTCCCGGTCATAATGCCGTGGAGTCCAGTGATGGCAGTCCGTCGACCTCCCACCCTCTGAACTCAACCAAACCCCTCTGGGCTCCTAAGGAAACAGATGCGCCGATTAATCTAAGTGAGTAactagtgtttgtttttattcttgcaTTGTCTCATTGGTAAGATGGTAAACACgattttttgctttttcacCAGCGGCGATGATCAATTCCTGCGCGAGGGAAGATGTACACGTGTGTGAATTGTGCGGAGCGTGGTACGAGACGCGCAAGGGTCTCTCCAGTCACGCCCGGGCACACCTGCGCCAGTTTGGTGTGCCTTTAGACTCTAAATGTGGTCCCATAGAGACCCTCCATAAAATCATTCAGACTGAGGAATTTAAGGGTAAGGCCAGCGGCGGGCAGACGGAGGGGTTGTCTGTCTTTGAAGATTGTACTTCACCTTCTTCCGCCCCTTCCCCTTTACTTTCCATCCCCCCAAATCCCTCTATTTCCCCTTATACACTGGTTTCAATGCGTCAGACACCTCCGCCAACCAAAAAGCTGAAAATCTCCTCTCCACATGCTGCGGCAAGCTTGTCCTTGGGCGGAAAAACAGATTTGAAAACGCACTCTGGAGGTGAGAAGTTAATGTTAAAAGATTAGGTCAGTAACCATATGCAAATATCTGATAAGAAGTATCCAACAATCGTTTTTTGCATTCCCAAAcgtgtgtaatgtttttttatataatcatcCATAAGAAAACTGGCCTCACATGCACTCTTTCTGAAATGTTTTACGTTCCAGGCCAATCATCCAAAAATCTCTCCTGCGAGTTCTGTCACGAAACGTTTAAGAGGAGTCAGTGCCTGGCCAGTCACGCCCGCTCTCACCTGCGTCAGATGGGCATCACCGAGTGGACCGTCCGCGGCTCTCCCATAGCTACTCTGCGCAAGGTGATGTCCCAGCAGGGTGGTTCTCTCAAACCCCCGGACCCCGCTGCGCTGTCTCCGCCTGCGTCTCCCTCTGCACTGACCGCTCTCCCCCTTCTCGCCTCATCCCCTAAAATCAGCCCCCAGTCTTCATCTTCTCCTGCCCCTCACAAAGTTCCAAAAGCCAGGAAAGGCTCCAGGACTGTGGTATCCAAACCAAAAGATGAGCCAGTGGAAGTCGATATCTCTGTCGTAGAGTTTCCTAAACCCCAGAGCACGCCTAGGTCTCCGCTATCACCTCCCACCACAGTTAAAAGCTCCGTAACACGTATGTAACATACTTATTTATCAGAACATGCGGATATTCTTTAgtgattcttttgtttcatgATGCGTGTTGTTTACTTCC
This DNA window, taken from Triplophysa dalaica isolate WHDGS20190420 chromosome 6, ASM1584641v1, whole genome shotgun sequence, encodes the following:
- the wiza gene encoding protein Wiz; translated protein: MEMATPQTATKSSVTVSKECLDTDPEKDVDELDLGVHICEVCRTSFGTRKGLSSHARSHLRQLGVGASDSSGAPIDLLYQLMKERGGSLPKLQKQTHPVKKPKAQPSKLKKGTGPKLKIKISNLVKKKYAFSSSSTSAVKSGKKSAKSGRLAFAAMKPRKVSSKGLAVSATSKVRPGHNAVESSDGSPSTSHPLNSTKPLWAPKETDAPINLTAMINSCAREDVHVCELCGAWYETRKGLSSHARAHLRQFGVPLDSKCGPIETLHKIIQTEEFKGKASGGQTEGLSVFEDCTSPSSAPSPLLSIPPNPSISPYTLVSMRQTPPPTKKLKISSPHAAASLSLGGKTDLKTHSGGQSSKNLSCEFCHETFKRSQCLASHARSHLRQMGITEWTVRGSPIATLRKVMSQQGGSLKPPDPAALSPPASPSALTALPLLASSPKISPQSSSSPAPHKVPKARKGSRTVVSKPKDEPVEVDISVVEFPKPQSTPRSPLSPPTTVKSSVTPLKLEKQDPVQFVCCEYCGEMFDTRKALSCHARAHLRQLGVKWSEKMSPIDTLYTLMQREGSERASDVKTESVTVAAVQWKTTASSPHTVTPSPADVTKDKTASDNTTNGLDATCDLCGFDFENRKALASHARAHLRQLGVDWKTLGSPIETLMAWMKSEPKKVADLHKRYLRGDLPFVKKGPRKPRSSECESVRMGSPNASSGAQVSAGHPRVSPTSKASVRPEPTREVKAGMSHSSSSHRKRPASGERSLSGLFQSPAAHSELNVRTPRGCERRPPKHSSHPEKISEEQESSKASRTGNIPSLVPRPPETRLVKLVGKIYSLKCRFCEEVFQGPLSIQEDWVMHLQQHILKLKKNSTSSPQSRESSEPSLTHTETPLLIGPQAV